From the genome of Vicia villosa cultivar HV-30 ecotype Madison, WI linkage group LG2, Vvil1.0, whole genome shotgun sequence, one region includes:
- the LOC131650181 gene encoding uncharacterized protein LOC131650181 produces the protein MKKFLLERGLRPRSDFAKAVGIETPATLDEFFLKAQAYIQYEEKEAAHAVHNSKHEESSKNTHQDESRRGTDKKKDDKTRDPKDYKAPAGKFREYTLLNASRERILNECANAEFQTGKVRFPKSLPARPNVDKSKFCRFHKGHRHNTEDCIHLKDAIEILIREGHLKQYAKKQKATKEAKPVTEEKPAEDTPVMQVAMSITRPEDFYLPDWANAETTYSSHSTWERFPSAMVISGGGFSKMTVGSVKHKFDELISASANMASTSDHAKGSPSSISFYKEEWPGGAPNATIPLLIRARMANFDVRRILVDQGSSVDIMYSQLLKTLQLNDSHLTPYVGSNLQGFNGTVTKPWGFVELIVSIGSAETTRAVKVQFLVIDYPSIYQCILGRPLWPNYSRFPQPYTSSSNTIRPKDK, from the coding sequence atgaagaagttccTGCTCGAGCGCGGTCTCCGCCCACGCTCGGACTTCGCTAAAGCCGTCGGAATTGAAACTCCGGCCACTCTTGACGAATTTTTCCTCAAAGCCCAAGCCTACATACAGTATGAGGAGAAAGAAGCCGCCCACGCCGTCCACAATTCCAAGCACGAAGAGAGCAGTAAAAATACACACCAAGATGAGTCTCGCCGAGGAACCGACAAAAAGAAGGATGATAAAACTCGGGACCCCAAGGACTACAAAGCCCCCGCGGGGAAATTCCGAGAGTACACCCTGCTGAACGCTTCAAGGGAGCGCATCTTGAACGAATGCGCAAACGCCGAGTTTCAGACGGGCAAGGTCCGATTCCCTAAGAGCTTGCCCGCCCGGCCAAACGTGGATAAATCGAAATTCTGCCGTTTCCACAAAGGCCACAGGCACAACACTGAGGATTGCATCCACCTTAAAGATGCCATAGAGATATTAATCAGAGAGGGACATCTAAAGCAATATGCGAAGAAGCAGAAGGCCACTAAAGAAGCCAAGCCAGTCACCGAGGAAAAGCCGGCGGAGGATACGCCCGTCATGCAAGTGGCCATGAGCATTACCAGGCCGGAAGATTTTTACCTCCCTGACTGGGCCAACGCAGAAACCACTTATTCCTCCCATAGCACATGGGAGAGGTTCCCATCCGCAATGGTTATATCAGGCGGGGGTTTCAGCAAGATGACCGTCGGATCTGTAAAACACAAGTTTGACGAGCTAATCTCGGCCAGTGCAAACATGGCCTCGACCTCCGACCATGCTAAAGGCAGTCCCTCCTCAATATCTTTCTATAAAGAAGAATGGCCCGGAGGAGCACCTAATGCGACCATTCCGCTCCTCATCCGAGCACGGATGGCTAATTTTGACGTGCGACGCATATTGGTCGACCAGGGAAGCTCagtggacatcatgtactcccaattATTGAAGACGTTGCAGCTGAACGACAGTCACCTTACACCGTACGTAGGATCGAACCTGCAAGGATTCAATGGCACAGTAACCAAGCCTTGGGGATTCGTGGAACTCATAGTTTCGATCGGGTCGGCAGAGACCACCAGGGCAGTGAAAGTCCAATTTCTAGTCATCGACTACCCATCAATATACCAGTGCATCCTCGGACGCCCACTCTGGCCGAATTATTCGCGGTTCCCTCAACCGTACACCTCAAGCTCAAATACTATACGACCAAAGGACAAGTAG
- the LOC131650182 gene encoding uncharacterized protein LOC131650182, which translates to MHLIFSFHENPIDAWNDLHERFSKADRICILTMRSKINNLRQNSRSVMEYFLEIKSLWEELNSHRPLPICVSFRTQVLIMDPLPSINRIYSLVVQEESHHQTTTPPDESSVLVNAAQKYDFKHKGGFHKNTPRVCTFCNRTGHTVDFCYQKHGHPNFNKNKSFINASQVENSSNDSHKIAPVKITLPNGNSTTVQYAGNVKFTPLLYHNHVLFAPELELNLISISKLFYALTCYAVFSLDQCFLQELNTLRMIGLGRKDNGLYILQLEDTHSKEIPGPHQAQLPFQHPPQANTCHTTDSLFSSHNQNVAIPKSALWNFRIGHVSPKRISQISKLYSSFDVDSHATCDIWHLAR; encoded by the exons ATGCATCTAATATTCTCTTTTCACGAAAATCCTATTGATGCATGGAACGATCTTCATGAAAGATTTTCTAAAGCTGATAGAATCTGTATTTTGACTATGCGATCAAAGATCAATAATTTGCGCCAAAACTCAAGGTCTGTTATGGAGTACTTCCTTGAGATTAAGAGTTTATGGGAAGAGCTTAATTCCCACAGACCtttacctatatgtgtat CTTTTAGAACTCAAGTGTTGATTATGGATCCATTGCCATCCATAAATCGCATTTACTCTCTAGTTGTGCAAGAAGAGAGTCACCACCAAACCACCACACCACCTGATGAGTCTTCTGTCCTTGTGAATGCTGCTCAAAAATACGACTTCAAACACAAAGGTGGTTTCCACAAGAACACTCCTCGTGTTTGCACATTTTGTAATAGAACTGGTCACACTGTTGATTTCTGTTACCAGAAGCATGGCCATCCCAACTTCAATAAGAACAAATCTTTTATCAATGCTAGCCAAGTGGAGAACTCCTCCAATGATTCTCAT AAAATTGCACCAGTCAAGATAACTTTACCTAATGGTAATAGCACTACTGTTCAATATGCTGGTAATGTCAAATTTACACCTCTCCTATATCATAATCATGTTCTCTTTGCACCAGAGTTAGAACTTAACCTCATTTCCATATCTAAATTGTTCTATGCGTTGACATGTTATGCTGTTTTTTCTCTTGACCAATGCTTCTTGCAGGAACTGAATACATTGAGGATGATTGGTTTGGGTAGAAAAGATAATGGCTTATATATCTTGCAGCTAGAGGACACTCATTCTAAAGAAATCCCTGGACCTCACCAAGCTCAATTACCATTCCAACATCCACCTCAAGCCAACACATGTCATACTACTGATTCCCTTTTCTCTTCACATAACCAAAATGTTGCAATACCTAAGTCTGCCTTATGGAACTTTAGAATTGGTCATGTGTCTCCCAaaagaatatctcaaatttccAAATTGTATTCCTCTTTTGATGTTGACAGTCATGCTACTTGTGACATTTGGCATTTAGCAAGATAG